From a single Sporosarcina oncorhynchi genomic region:
- a CDS encoding YqgQ family protein: MKNHLDVLQLLKRFGIFIYTGDRKVDIELMLNEVKDLYDNGLIMKEDYLLATLILRQELSNTKK, encoded by the coding sequence ATGAAAAACCATTTGGATGTACTCCAACTTTTGAAGCGTTTTGGTATATTCATATACACAGGGGATAGAAAGGTCGATATTGAATTAATGCTTAATGAGGTGAAGGACCTGTATGACAACGGCCTAATCATGAAAGAGGATTATTTACTTGCGACGCTTATCCTTCGTCAGGAATTGAGTAATACCAAGAAG